CTCCATCTGCCGTTCCAAAAAATGCATACACATGAACATTACCAGCTGGAACTGGCAAGGTAATTTCGGCTGACTGATCAGAACGAACTGAGGCTGTATTCAAGATGTGAACTCTCTCAGGAGTCATCACCATAAGATGCAATTTATCATCGGCGTTACCGACTCCAGTATCACTATCATCTTTCCAGGACAATTCAATACCCGACACCACATCGGCATCATCCTGAATATTCAAATTCTCCGGAAGTGGCAAAGCTCCCGTGGAAGCATGAAAATCAGAATAATTCACCAATTCTCCACTTTCATCGAAAGCAGGCATATTGGTTTTCACAAAGAGATTGTAACCGGTCATCTTGCCACCGACTAAATTCCATACCGGACGGATTAGACTTGACAGCAATGATGAGGCTAAACTGACTACCGACTTAAATCGGCTTCTCTGTTTTTGCTGGGCTTCGGTATTCGAAGCATTTGGACCTGGAAGCGATTTGATATAATTCACGCCTTTCCATGAGCTACCGACAACGGCGCCTACTTTTCCTGAGAATGGGCCCAGGATCCCTTGAGTGTATTTTCCCATGACATTTTAAATTTGGGTTAGTAATTGGTTAGTTAACATAGAATTGAGACAGGTACGGAGCAGGTACCTACTTGTCCTTACTCCTTTTGTCTCCACGATCACGCTGTTTACGATCG
The window above is part of the Ancylomarina subtilis genome. Proteins encoded here:
- a CDS encoding DUF6266 family protein gives rise to the protein MGKYTQGILGPFSGKVGAVVGSSWKGVNYIKSLPGPNASNTEAQQKQRSRFKSVVSLASSLLSSLIRPVWNLVGGKMTGYNLFVKTNMPAFDESGELVNYSDFHASTGALPLPENLNIQDDADVVSGIELSWKDDSDTGVGNADDKLHLMVMTPERVHILNTASVRSDQSAEITLPVPAGNVHVYAFFGTADG